DNA sequence from the Burkholderia pyrrocinia genome:
GACGTGCGCCTGTTCGACCGCAACACGCGCTCGGCCACGCTCACGCCCGCGGGCCGCCGCATGCTGGCCTATGCCGAGCGGATCGTGCGGCTCGACGGCGAAATGCGGCGCGACATCGACGCAGCGAGCGATGCCGGCCTGATCCGGATCGGCGTGATCGAATCGATCGTGCACAGCTGGTTTCCGGCGCTGATGGCGCAACTGCGCGAGCGCTATCCGCGGCTCGACGTCGAGATCACGAGCGACACCACGCTGCACCTGACTCGCCTGCTCAGCACCGACGGCGTCGACCTGATCCTGCAGACCGACCCGGTGCCGGGCCCCGATTTCACGAACCTGCCGCTGTGCGAATTCCCGGTGCGCTGGGCAGCAAGCCCGCGCCTCGGGCTCGGCGGCCAGCCGCTCGACGTCGCGCGCCTCGCGGAATTTCCGATCATCAGCTTCTCGCGCCACTCGGGTCCGCACGCGACGATCGAGCGGCTGTTCGCGGCCGTCGAACGTCCGGCCAGCATCAACTGCATCACGTCGGTCGCCGCGATGATCCGCCTCGTCGCCGACGGCCTCGGCGTGGCCGCGCTGCCGCCCGCGATCATCGGTCGCGAGCTGCACGAAGGCACGCTCGAACTGCTCGACGTCGAACCCGAATTCCCCGCGCTGCCGCTCGTCGCAACATACCGCAGCCAGGGCCTGCCGGTCGCCGCACGCATCGCGGAACTGGCGAGCGAGATCGCGCGCGCAATGCCGGCCGCCGCGAGCATCGCGAAACCGGCTGCAGCGGCCAGCCCAGAACCCGTCGACGCATCGCCCGCCCGTACGACGGCCAAAACAAAGAAAAATACCAAGGCAACTGCGAAGCGCACGGCGAAATCCGCGCCGCCCGCCGCCGCCCCGGCCAAACGCCGCCCGCGCCGCTCATAAGAAAACCTGTTCACCGCGAATTTGTTTTCTTGTTGGACGGGCGCGGCCCGTCTTCGGGACACTGCGGTTCCTGACATCCCCCGTCACGAGGAACCCCGCGATGACCCGTCTTCCCCTTCCGCACGGCCAGCTTTGCGTCTGGACGGATATCGATCCCGCGCACGAAGCCGACTTCAACGCGTGGTACGACCGCGAACACATGCAGGAACGTGTCGCGATTCCCGGCTTCACGCATGCGCGGCGCTTTCGCGCGAACGACGGCGGTCCGCGCCAGTACCTCGCGCTGTACGTGACCGACACGCTCGACGTGTTCCGCAGCGACGCATACCGGCGCGCGTTCACGCAGCAGACCGCGTGGTCGCTCGCGAACTTCGAACGCATGACGGGCACGCAGCGGCGCGTCGGCGAACTGACGATCGAGGCCGGCGACGGCGAAGGCGCGCAACTCGCGCTGTTCGTGCTGCCGCCGGAACGCATCGACGTGCCGCAACTGCGCGAGCGCTTCGACGCCGCCATGCAGGAACCGGGCATTCACGCGGCGCGACTCTTCTGCACCGCGCCCGACCTGTCCGCGCCGATCGGCGCCGATGCGGCCGCCCGCCCGGCCGCCGACGCGCTCGCGCTGATCGAAGGCAGCGACGCGGCCGCGACGCGCCGCGTGGCCGCCGCACTCGCCGGGCACGACGACGTACGCACCTTCGACCTGCTGTGGCGCGCCGCCGCGCCGCTGCAGGTTGCGCGCCGCGACGCCGAAGCAGAAGCAGAGCCGGCCGCCGCCGCGCTGCCTGCCTGAACGCCGACGCCGGCCGCGCCGCACCAGCCCCCGCACGCGGCCGACGCGTCGGCCCCGCGCTTGATCCCGTTCTCCGTCACGACAGGCCCGAACCCATGAGCACTCTCGCCCAGCCCGCCGCCCACGCGCCCCGCCGCGTCCGCACCAGCCGACTCGCGACCGCGAGCATGATCGGCACGTCGCTCGAGTGGTACGACTTCACGATCTACAACACGCTCGCCGCGCTCGTCTTCAACCACCTGTTCTTCCCTTCGGTCGATCCGCTGGCCGGCACGATCCTCGCGTTCTCGACCTATGCGGTCGGCTACGTGTCGCGCCCGCTCGGCGGCTTCGTGTTCGGCAATCTCGGCGACCGCATCGGCCGCCGCGCGGTGCTGATGCTCACGCTCGTGCTGATGGGCGTGACGACCGCGCTGATGGGCGCGCTGCCGACCTATGCGCAGGCCGGCATCCTGAGCCCGATCCTGCTCGTCGCACTGCGCTTCGTGCAGGGCGTCGCACTCGGCGGCGAATGGGCCGGCGCGGTGCTGCTGTCGGTCGAGCATGGCGACCAGAACCGGCGCGGGCTGTCCGCGTCGTGGACGCAGATGGGCCCGTCGTTCGGCACGCTGCTCGGCACCGGCTGCATCGCGCTCGTGACGCTGTCGACCACGTCCGCGAACTTCCTGTCGTGGGGCTGGCGCGTGCCGTTCGCGGCCAGCGCGCTGCTCGTCGTGTTCGGCTTCTGGCTGCGGCGCGGCGTCGACGAAACGCCGCAGTTCGAGCAGCTCGCCGAATCGCACGCGACCGCCGAGGTGCCCGTCGCCGACGTGCTGAAGTACCACTGGCGGCGCCTGCTGATCGCGGGCGGCGCACGGATCGGCTCGGACGTGCTGTATGCGCTGATCGTCGTGTTCACGCTGACCTACGTGACGACCGTGCTGCACCTGTCGCGCCCCGTCGCGCTGACGGCCGTGATGGTCGGCACGGCCTGCAACGCGCTCGCGGTGCCGTTCTTCGGCGCGCTGTCGGACCGCTTCGGCCGCCGGCCCGTCTATCTCGCCGGCGCGATCGCCGGTGTCGTGTGGGCGTTCGTGTTCTTCGTGATGCTCGACTCGGCGCGCCCCGGTGCGATCGTCGCGGCCGTCGCGATCGGCCTCGTGATCCATGCGGTGATGTATGGCCCGCAAGGCGCATTCGTGACCGAACAGTTCCCGACGCGCGTGCGCTATGCGGGCTCGTCGCTCGCGTACACGCTCGCCGGCATCGTCGGCGGCGGCTTCGCGCCGCTCGTGATCGCCACGCTGTTCCGGCAGACGGGTACGACGACGGCCGTGTCGCTGTACGTCACCGCCGCGCTCGTCGTCACCTCGATCGCACTCCTCGCCGCACGCGAGACCGCGCACCGGCCGCTCGCGGAATGAGCGCCGCCGCAAGCCGATTCATTCCTTCGCACTTCAAACGGATATCTGCATGCAAGCCCTGTCGTTCAACATGATTTCCCTGCAGCGCGCGCCGGCTTCCGTCGACGTCGAGATCGAGCGCGTCGTGATTGCCGGCTGGGCCGGCCGCGATCCGGCGGCGATCCGCGCGCACATCGACGAACTCGCGGCGCTCGGCGTCGCGCCGCCGTCGACCACGCCGTGCTTCTATCGCGTGTCGTCCACGCTGCTGACGCAGGCGCCGTCGATCGATGTACTCGGTGCACGCTCGGGCGGCGAGATCGAATGCGTGCTGGTCGACAGCCCGGCCGGCACGCTGGTCACGGTCGGCTCCGATCATACGGATCGCGAAGTCGAGGCGTACGGCGTCGCGGTGTCGAAACAGGTGTGCGCGAAGCCGCTCGGGTGCGACGCGTGGCTTTACGCGGATATCGCCGATCACTGGGATGCAATCGAGATGCGTTCGTGGTTGATCGCGCGTGACGGCGAACGCATTGAATATCAGCACGGCGCGGTCAGCGGCCTGCTCGCGCCGGACGCACTGTGGCAACGCTTCGACGACCGCTGCACGATGCCCGCGCGCTGCGCGATGTATGGCGGCACCGTCGCCGTGCATGGCTCGATCGCCGCGATGGGCGACGGCGACGCGTTCGAGATGGAACTGCATGATCCGGTGCTCGGGCGCAGCCTTCGGCACCGGTATGCGGTCGAGGTGTTGCCGATCGTGGCGTGACGGGGGACGGCGGGCCTGACGGATGCCGAAGTGAAAGGCTCTGCACACATGCTTTCGTGCCGACACGTTTCGTTGGCCTCCGCCTCTCGCGCCGCCGTTCACCGCAAGCAACCCAACCCCGCCAGCGTCGCCTCCACCGCCGTATCGAGCGGCGTCAACGGCTCGCGGCCGAGCACCGCCGTCACCCGCGCGTTGTCCATCCTGAGCGGCTCGCGCCACAGATAGCGCATCTCCAGCATCTCGCGCAGCGTCGTGACGAACGGCGCCGCGGCCCACACGAGCCACCACGGAAAGCGCCGCACCGCAGGCCGCATTCCGTGCCGCTGCGCCACGCGACTGATGGCCTCGGCCATCTGCGTGCCGTCCGCGTCCCAATGCCCGCCGAAATGGAAGCGGGCAAACGGCTCCAGCGTGTCGCGCCGCTCGATCAGTTCGACCATCGAGCGCGCGACGTCCGGCAGATACGCCCACTGATGGCCGACGCCCGGCCGCCCCGGCACGCGAATCGTCGAGACGGGCCGCCCCGGCTTGATCAGCCCCTGCGCAAACCAGTTGTTGCCGGCACGCACCCCGAAGAAATCGCCCGCGCGCACGATGATCGTGCGGACGCCCTGCGCGGTCGCTTCCTGCAGCCGCCGCTCCAGTTCGACGCGGATTGCGCCCTTGCGGGTCGCCGGATGCTGCGGCGCGTCTTCGCGCAGCACCGGAAACGCGTCGGCGCCGTAGTTGTAGACCGTGCCGGGCAGCACGACGGTCGCCTGCGCCACCGTCGCCGCCGCGATGGTGTTGTCGATCATCGGCAGCACCTGCGTCGGCCAGTTCCGGTAGCCGGGCGGGTTCACCGCGTGCACGATCACGCTGCAGCCGCGCGCGGCTCGCACGACCGCCTCGCGATCCAGCGCGTCGCCGCGCATCCAGGTGATGCCGTCGCGCTCCACGACTTCGGCGTCGAGCCCGCGCTTGAGCGCACGCACCTGCCAGCCGGCATCGCGCAACTGCCGCGCGACTTCCCCGCCAATCCCGCCGCTCGCGCCGAGCACGAGTGCCTGTCGTTGCGTCCCGCCTGCGTTCGTCGTCATCGCCGCTCTCCGTGAATGAATCGTCGTGAGATGCATTCTGGCGCGCCGACAGCTAACAAGGAATTGTCTAACATCGGATATCAGCTATACATTTATGCATGACCACCGATCTGAACTGGGAACGCTACCGCACCTTCCTCGCGGTGCTGACGGAAGGCTCGCTGTCCGGCGCGGCGCGCGCGCTCGGCATCACGCAGCCGACGGCCGGCCGCCACGTCGCGGCGCTCGAGGCCGCGTTCGGCCAGACGCTGTTCACGCGCTCGCCGTCGGGCCTGCTGCCGACCGAGGCGGCGCTCGCACTGCGCGGCCATGCGGAGGCGCTGCGCAGCGCGGCGGCCGCGTTCGAGCGCGCGGCCGCGAGCCACGGCGCCGGCGTGCGCGGCACCGTGCGGATCTCGGCCAGCGACGTGATCGCCGTCGAGGTGCTGCCGCCCATGCTCGCGCAATTGCGGCGCGATCATCCGGGGCTCGTCATCGAACTGGTGCCGACCGACCGCATCCAGGACGTGCTGAACCGCGAAGCCGACATCGCGGTGCGGATGGCGCCGCCCGCGCAGGACGCGCTCGTCGCGCGGCGCGTCGGCGCGATCGAGGTCGGGCTGTATGCGCGCGACGACTACGTGGCGCGCAACGGCGCGCCCGCGACGATCGACGAACTCGCGCATCACGCGCTGATCGGCTTCGATACGGTCACGCCGTTCATCCGCTCGGCGGGGCGCGGGATGCCGTTGTGGAATCGCGATGCGTTCGCGCTGCGCACCGACAGCAACCTCGCGCAACTCGCGATGATCCGCGCCGGCTACGGCGTCGGTTTCTGCCAGACGGGGCTCGCGAAGCGCGACGCGAGGCTCGTGCGCGTGCTGCCGGACGGGCCCGCGATGAAGCTGGAAACCTGGGTCGTGATGCATGAGGACCTGCGGACGAGCCCGCGCTGCCGGGCCGTATTCGATGCGCTGGCGGACGGGCTGCGCGCGTATGCCGACGGAGAAACTGCCGAGTAAAAGGCGCGAATCGCCCGGACGGTACTACTCGTAGATTTTCCCGGCGAACAGGATGTCCGCGATGCGCCGCCACGGATTGTCGGGCACGTCGTAGAAGCGCAGCCCGTCCTCCGACGCTTCGGCCCAGTCGACCATCGCCTCCAGGTACTCGCCGATCGAGCGGTTTTCCCAGCCGAGCGCGGCGCGCGCGTATGGCGACGGCGGCACGTCGGCTTCGAGCTGCCGCTCCGTGTTCCAGTCATGGCCGAGCACGCGCAGGAAATGGATCAGCGAGCGCTCGTCGACCACCCGCTCCAACGCGTCCTGCAGCCTGTCGGCCATCTGCTGCTTCAGTTCGTCGTTCATGCTCATGCGTAGGCCCTCTCCCGCGTCTCTCGAATACGCGCCGCTGCCTGTCGCGCGGCGCGTTTCTACATCAGCAATTGCCGCGACAGCACCTCGCGCGCCTGCGTGACGGTTTCGCGTTCGCCCGGCATCGGCGGCGTCAGCGAAAACACCGCGTCGGGCAGCGGCGGCAGACGGTATTTCGCGCCGAGCCGCATCATGCCGTCGCCGATCGCCGACGCGCACAGGCAGCCGACACCGAGCCCCGCCGCGAGCATCGACTGCAGCCCCGCGACACCCGACGCGCTGTGCACGAGCACGTACGGCGTGTGCTGCTCGTCGAGCGAGCGCACCGCGATCTGATGCATCATGCAGTCGTCCGGCAGCAGCACGAGCGGCAGCGGCTCGGGTAATTGCTCGACCAGCGCCGGCGACGCGACCCATGACAGCGGCTCGCGCCGCAGCACCCAGCGCGTGTCGGCCGACGCCGGCCGGAACGGCCCGCTCGACAGGTTCATCACGACGCCGAGATCGATCTGCCCTCTCGCGTGCGCCGCCTCGATGTCCACGCTCTTCATCGCGCTCACGTGCAGGCTCAGTTGCGGGTAGCACTCCCGCAGCCGCGCCAGCAGGCCCGCGACTTCATTCGTCCGGTAATAGTCGGTGATCGCGACGCGCAGCTCGCCCTTGATCGCCTGCCCGCGCAGCTCGTCGAACGCGGCCTCGTTCAGCGCGACGATGCGCCGGGCGTGCTGCAGCAGCCGCGTGCCGGCCGGCGTCGGCTCGACGCCGCGCTTGCTGCGCACGAACAGCGGCATGCCGGCGCGCAATTCGAGCTTGCGCACCTGCTCGCTGACCGTCGACTGCGACAAATGCAGCAGCGGCGCGGCGGCCGTCAGGCTGCCGGCGTCCGCGACCACCGCGAAAGTGCGCAACTGGTCCAGGTCGAAACCGCGCATCGCCGTTCTCCATCCATCGATTAACCCGATGGATGCTACCACTCTTTCCCGCTTTTCCGATTCGTTGACCGCATCCAGAATACGGGGTCAATGGCCGGCCCGCGCCGTTCGCGCATACGGCCCTCATACTTTTCGGACCCTTCGTTCATGACGAACCCCACCCTTGCCCCCTGCGCGCCGGCCGGCGCGGCTGCCGCGGCGACGCCGCGCAGCCATCACGGCTGGGCGCTCGTGGTCCTGCTGGTCGGCGCCATTCTGCCGCCGCTCGACTACTTCATCGTGAATCTCGCGCTGCCGGCCATCCGCGACGGCATCGGCGCGCGCCCGGCCGAGCTCCAGCTCGTCGTGTCGGCCTATGCGTGTGCGAACGCGGTCGTGCAGATCACGGGCGGCCGCCTCGGCGACCTGTACGGCCGCAAGCGCATGTTCATGCTGGGCATGGCCGGCTTCGTGCTCGCGTCGACGCTGTGCGGGCTCGCCGGCAGCGGCGCGGTGCTCGTCGGCGGCCGCGTGCTGCAGGGCCTGTTCGCCGCGATCCTCGCACCGCAGGTGCTCGCGACGATCCGCAGCGTGTTCAGCCCGCAGGAACAGGTGCGCGTGATGGGCTTCTACGGTTTCGCGTTCGGCCTCGCGGCCGTGATCGGCCAGCTCGGCGGCGGCGCGCTGATCAGCCTGCATCCGTTCGGACTCGGCTGGCGCGCGATCTTCCTCGTCAATCTGCCGATCGGCATCCTTGCGCTGATCGGCAGCTGGCGCTTCATCCCGGAAAACCGGCCGCCGCGCGGCCAGCGCATCGACGTACCGGGCACGGTGCTGATGTCGCTGTTCCTGCTGATGCTCGTGTATCCGCTCACGCAGGGCCGCGAGGCCGGTTGGCCGCTGTGGATGATCGCGTGCGTCGTCGGCGCGCTGCCGATGCTCGGTGCGCTGCTGGCGGTCGAAGCGGGCCGACTCGCGCGCGGCCGCGATCCGCTGCTCGACGTGCGCCTGTTCCGCAACCCGGTCGTCGCGCTCGGTCTGATGCTCGCGTTCCTGTTCTACACGCTGAGCGCATTCTTCCTTAGCTACGGGATCTATCTGCAGGGCTGCCTGAACTGGTCGCCGCTCGCGTCCGGGTTCGCGATTCTGCCGCTCGGGCTCGGCTTCCTCGCGAGCCCGCTGCTGATGCCGCGCCTCGTCGGCCGGTTCGGCGGTTATCGCGTGCTGACGCTCGGCTTCGTCATGCTCGCCGCAGGCGTCGCGACCGCCGCCGCGCTCGCCCGCGAAGGCGCGCCGGGGCCCGGCTTCTACGCGGGCATCGCGGCGATCGGCATCGGGCAAGGCCTCGTGCTGCCGTCGGTCGTGCGGATCGTGCTCGCGGAAGTCGATGCGGCCCGCGCGGGCGTCGCGTCAGGAATGGTCAGCGCAATGCTGCAGATCGGCGCGGCCGTCGGCGCCGCGACGATCGGCGGCGTGTTCTTCGCGCGGCTCGGCGTGCGTCCGGTCGCGCTCGATTACGTGCAGGGGTTCCGGACGTCGATGTTCACGCTGACGGTCGTATTGCTTGCGTGCATCGCACTGTCGACCGCGCTCGGGCCGCTGCATCGGAGGCTGCATGCAGGTGCGTGACGCGGGGCGTGGATCGCACCGCCGACGGGATCTGCGGCGGAAAGGTGAATGCGCAGCCGCTCGCCGGCATTCGACTCATCGGTGTTTTTTGCGTTGCGCCTGCCGCGCTTCCCACTCGGCCAGCTCGACGCGATAGCGCGCCAGCGCTTCGTCGTACAGGTCGAAGACGCACGGCGAGCAGCCGCTGTTGCAGCAGTCTTCCAGTTCAGGCTGTTCGGGCGGAATCGGGCGGGGATCGTCGGCGGACGGATCGGATGGATCGGTGGGGGCAGGCGTGGGCACGGCGAAGATCGAATGACGAAGTACGTCCAGTATAAGGGGATGCCGCCCGGCCTGCCGGCAGCGTCACATCCGTCCGCAGATGCGCGATGTGATCTCGCTCGTCCATCACGCGACCGACATCGATGCGTTCATGCAGGCCGGCGATATCCGCAACACCTGCTTCGCCGAGCCTTGTCCGGTCCGGTCCGGTCCGGTCCGGTGACGACGGTGGTCCAGGTCGAGCGTCTCTGCCATCCGGATCTGCTGATCGAGATCGCGGCCGTCGCCGAAATTCCGCTGGTGCGGTTTCGCGGGCGGTCGCCTCACGCGTGAATCGCGGCCGTCCCACGCTGCGTTGCGCGCCGGCCAGGGCGTACCCGGCCGGCAGCGCACGTGAAACCCGCGCTTACTTCGCCGGCGCGCCCGGCTTCACGGCATCCGCGCCCGACTTGTCGCCCAGCGGCTGCCACGCGGCGCCGAGCGCATACCAGTCGATACGGCGCGTGAGCGTCATGATGCCGGCGAGGATCGCGAACAGCAGCAGCGAACCGAGCATCAGCGCGTTGTCCTCCGACAGCAGCAGCCCGTAGAGCGCCGCGTACAGCATCGCGAGCAGCGCCGCGAACGTCGCGCCGCGCTTCACGCTGTGCAGCACGAACGACAGGTAGAAGCCGAGCAGCCCGATGCACGCGCCGCTCGCCGCGAGATACGCATGACCGAACGCGATGTGCTCGGACAGGCTCAGCAGCAGCAGGAAGAACAGCGCGAGCGACAGGCCGACCAGCAGGTACTGGATCGGGTGAATGCGCAGCCGCTTCGCGAGTTCGTACATGAAGAAGCTCGCGAACGTGAGCATCACGAACAGCGCACCGTACTTCGTCGCGCGTTCGGCCTGCAGATAGACGTTCACAGGTTCGATCACCGATACCGACGCCATCTCGATCGCACCCTCCCCGTTGCCGGTCGCGACCTGCTCGCGCGCCTTCGTGTTGAACGACGTCACGTGCCAGTTGCTGGTGAAACCCTGCGCATCGATCGTGCGCTCGCCCGGCAGGAACGCGCCGCCGAAGCTCGGATGCGGCCACGTCGATTTCAGCGAGAAATCGTTCTGGTCGGCCACCGGCGCGAACGCGACGGATTCCGCGCCCGCCAGCGGCAGGCCGATGCTGAACGGCACGACAGCCCCTGCGTTTGCGTCCGCCAGCGCCGCGAGATCGATATTCGCGTGCACGCCCTGGCGCAGGCTGTCCAGCCGCGTGCCCTGCTCCACGTCGAACCGCTTGCCGCCGAGGCGCAGGTCGGGCTGCGCCTTCAGCCCGCGAATATCGCCGATACCGATCGCGACATACGCGCTGTCGACCGCGAAGCTCACGTGGCCGTCGGCCTGCGGCAGCTTCTTCAGGTCCGGCAGCGCCAGCGTGCCCGTCAGCCGGCTATCCAGCCCGTACACGAGCGCCTTGTGGATGCCGCGATAGCGCACGTCGACCTTGAGCGTACCGTCGACGTTCAACGTCTTCGGAAACACGAGCAGGCGC
Encoded proteins:
- a CDS encoding LysR family transcriptional regulator — its product is MNIRFLETFVWLAKLENFRLTAEKLHTTQAAVSSRIASLEEAFDVRLFDRNTRSATLTPAGRRMLAYAERIVRLDGEMRRDIDAASDAGLIRIGVIESIVHSWFPALMAQLRERYPRLDVEITSDTTLHLTRLLSTDGVDLILQTDPVPGPDFTNLPLCEFPVRWAASPRLGLGGQPLDVARLAEFPIISFSRHSGPHATIERLFAAVERPASINCITSVAAMIRLVADGLGVAALPPAIIGRELHEGTLELLDVEPEFPALPLVATYRSQGLPVAARIAELASEIARAMPAAASIAKPAAAASPEPVDASPARTTAKTKKNTKATAKRTAKSAPPAAAPAKRRPRRS
- a CDS encoding DUF4286 family protein, with product MTRLPLPHGQLCVWTDIDPAHEADFNAWYDREHMQERVAIPGFTHARRFRANDGGPRQYLALYVTDTLDVFRSDAYRRAFTQQTAWSLANFERMTGTQRRVGELTIEAGDGEGAQLALFVLPPERIDVPQLRERFDAAMQEPGIHAARLFCTAPDLSAPIGADAAARPAADALALIEGSDAAATRRVAAALAGHDDVRTFDLLWRAAAPLQVARRDAEAEAEPAAAALPA
- a CDS encoding MFS transporter, yielding MSTLAQPAAHAPRRVRTSRLATASMIGTSLEWYDFTIYNTLAALVFNHLFFPSVDPLAGTILAFSTYAVGYVSRPLGGFVFGNLGDRIGRRAVLMLTLVLMGVTTALMGALPTYAQAGILSPILLVALRFVQGVALGGEWAGAVLLSVEHGDQNRRGLSASWTQMGPSFGTLLGTGCIALVTLSTTSANFLSWGWRVPFAASALLVVFGFWLRRGVDETPQFEQLAESHATAEVPVADVLKYHWRRLLIAGGARIGSDVLYALIVVFTLTYVTTVLHLSRPVALTAVMVGTACNALAVPFFGALSDRFGRRPVYLAGAIAGVVWAFVFFVMLDSARPGAIVAAVAIGLVIHAVMYGPQGAFVTEQFPTRVRYAGSSLAYTLAGIVGGGFAPLVIATLFRQTGTTTAVSLYVTAALVVTSIALLAARETAHRPLAE
- a CDS encoding DUF2848 domain-containing protein, giving the protein MQALSFNMISLQRAPASVDVEIERVVIAGWAGRDPAAIRAHIDELAALGVAPPSTTPCFYRVSSTLLTQAPSIDVLGARSGGEIECVLVDSPAGTLVTVGSDHTDREVEAYGVAVSKQVCAKPLGCDAWLYADIADHWDAIEMRSWLIARDGERIEYQHGAVSGLLAPDALWQRFDDRCTMPARCAMYGGTVAVHGSIAAMGDGDAFEMELHDPVLGRSLRHRYAVEVLPIVA
- a CDS encoding NAD-dependent epimerase/dehydratase family protein — its product is MTTNAGGTQRQALVLGASGGIGGEVARQLRDAGWQVRALKRGLDAEVVERDGITWMRGDALDREAVVRAARGCSVIVHAVNPPGYRNWPTQVLPMIDNTIAAATVAQATVVLPGTVYNYGADAFPVLREDAPQHPATRKGAIRVELERRLQEATAQGVRTIIVRAGDFFGVRAGNNWFAQGLIKPGRPVSTIRVPGRPGVGHQWAYLPDVARSMVELIERRDTLEPFARFHFGGHWDADGTQMAEAISRVAQRHGMRPAVRRFPWWLVWAAAPFVTTLREMLEMRYLWREPLRMDNARVTAVLGREPLTPLDTAVEATLAGLGCLR
- a CDS encoding LysR family transcriptional regulator, which codes for MTTDLNWERYRTFLAVLTEGSLSGAARALGITQPTAGRHVAALEAAFGQTLFTRSPSGLLPTEAALALRGHAEALRSAAAAFERAAASHGAGVRGTVRISASDVIAVEVLPPMLAQLRRDHPGLVIELVPTDRIQDVLNREADIAVRMAPPAQDALVARRVGAIEVGLYARDDYVARNGAPATIDELAHHALIGFDTVTPFIRSAGRGMPLWNRDAFALRTDSNLAQLAMIRAGYGVGFCQTGLAKRDARLVRVLPDGPAMKLETWVVMHEDLRTSPRCRAVFDALADGLRAYADGETAE
- a CDS encoding DUF7660 family protein, which encodes MNDELKQQMADRLQDALERVVDERSLIHFLRVLGHDWNTERQLEADVPPSPYARAALGWENRSIGEYLEAMVDWAEASEDGLRFYDVPDNPWRRIADILFAGKIYE
- a CDS encoding LysR family transcriptional regulator — encoded protein: MRGFDLDQLRTFAVVADAGSLTAAAPLLHLSQSTVSEQVRKLELRAGMPLFVRSKRGVEPTPAGTRLLQHARRIVALNEAAFDELRGQAIKGELRVAITDYYRTNEVAGLLARLRECYPQLSLHVSAMKSVDIEAAHARGQIDLGVVMNLSSGPFRPASADTRWVLRREPLSWVASPALVEQLPEPLPLVLLPDDCMMHQIAVRSLDEQHTPYVLVHSASGVAGLQSMLAAGLGVGCLCASAIGDGMMRLGAKYRLPPLPDAVFSLTPPMPGERETVTQAREVLSRQLLM
- a CDS encoding MFS transporter, which produces MTNPTLAPCAPAGAAAAATPRSHHGWALVVLLVGAILPPLDYFIVNLALPAIRDGIGARPAELQLVVSAYACANAVVQITGGRLGDLYGRKRMFMLGMAGFVLASTLCGLAGSGAVLVGGRVLQGLFAAILAPQVLATIRSVFSPQEQVRVMGFYGFAFGLAAVIGQLGGGALISLHPFGLGWRAIFLVNLPIGILALIGSWRFIPENRPPRGQRIDVPGTVLMSLFLLMLVYPLTQGREAGWPLWMIACVVGALPMLGALLAVEAGRLARGRDPLLDVRLFRNPVVALGLMLAFLFYTLSAFFLSYGIYLQGCLNWSPLASGFAILPLGLGFLASPLLMPRLVGRFGGYRVLTLGFVMLAAGVATAAALAREGAPGPGFYAGIAAIGIGQGLVLPSVVRIVLAEVDAARAGVASGMVSAMLQIGAAVGAATIGGVFFARLGVRPVALDYVQGFRTSMFTLTVVLLACIALSTALGPLHRRLHAGA
- a CDS encoding oxidoreductase-like domain-containing protein; this translates as MPTPAPTDPSDPSADDPRPIPPEQPELEDCCNSGCSPCVFDLYDEALARYRVELAEWEARQAQRKKHR
- the creD gene encoding cell envelope integrity protein CreD, with protein sequence MNRVLLFKSVITAFLALSILIPLHMVQSIVRERAEYRESALQSIWASYAGPQTVTGPVLVVHYTEVTRVRDDTPAGGAAKTSLRSETKRLLVFPKTLNVDGTLKVDVRYRGIHKALVYGLDSRLTGTLALPDLKKLPQADGHVSFAVDSAYVAIGIGDIRGLKAQPDLRLGGKRFDVEQGTRLDSLRQGVHANIDLAALADANAGAVVPFSIGLPLAGAESVAFAPVADQNDFSLKSTWPHPSFGGAFLPGERTIDAQGFTSNWHVTSFNTKAREQVATGNGEGAIEMASVSVIEPVNVYLQAERATKYGALFVMLTFASFFMYELAKRLRIHPIQYLLVGLSLALFFLLLLSLSEHIAFGHAYLAASGACIGLLGFYLSFVLHSVKRGATFAALLAMLYAALYGLLLSEDNALMLGSLLLFAILAGIMTLTRRIDWYALGAAWQPLGDKSGADAVKPGAPAK